In Xanthomonas campestris pv. phormiicola, the DNA window GTGTCGGTGCAGAGCGCGCAGTTGCACCTGTTCGCGTTCCTGCTGGCCTCGGCGCTGGGCACGCTGATCGGCGGCCCGGTCGGCGACCGGATCGGGCGCAAGCCGGTGATCTGGGTGTCGATCCTGGGCGTGGCGCCGTTCGCGCTGGCGCTGCCGTATGTCGGGCTGCACGCGGCGACCGCGCTGACCGTGCTGATCGGCTTCGTGCTGTCCTCGGCGTTCTCGGCGATCCTGGTCTATGCGCAGGAAATGATGCCCGGCCGCATCGGCACCATCTCCGGGCTGTTCTTCGGCTTCGCCTTCGGCATGGGCGGGCTGGGCGCGGCGGTGCTCGGCCTGCTCGCCGACCGCGAGGGCATCGTGTTCGTGTACCAGGCGATGTCCTACCTGCCGCTGCTGGGCATCGTGGCGGCGCTGCTGCCGAGCCGGCGTCCGGTGCAGGCTTAGGACGTACCCCTGGCCGGTGAACGGCCTTCGCCCGCGGCATCCACGAACAGCATCTGCGGCGGCGGGTGCATCAGGAACCGCTGGTGCGAGATGTTCCAGGCGTAGGCGCCGGCCAGCGGGAATGCCAGGCAGTCGCCCGGCGCCAGCGCCGCGACCGGTTGCGCGCGCGCCAGCACGTCCTTGGGCGTGCACAGCTGGCCGACCAGGGTCACCCGCGTCTTGCGCAGCAGCGGGGCCCGATCGCCGCGCAGCACCAGGAACGGATGGTCGTGGCCTTGCGCGGCCGGGGTGCGGAAGTGATGGGTGCCGCCGCGGCCGATGGCGAAATATTCGCCATGGCTGCGCTTGATGTCGAGTACCTCCATCAGGTACCAGCCGCAGCCGGCGCTGACGTAGCGGCCCGGCTCCAGGCGCAGGCGCAGGCCGTCGCCGTGCGCGCGCAGCAACGCCGGCAGGCCGGTGCAGAATCCGGACCAGTCGAACGAGGCCGCCGGGTCGGCGTAGTTCACGCCGAAGCCGCCGCCGGCGTTCACCGTCAACGGGCCCAGCGCATAGGCCTGGCGCCAGCCCTGCACGGTCCGCAGGTAGCTGGCGACCAGGCGCAGTTGCGCCTGCGCGTCGCACTGGTGCGACATCAGGTGGAAGTGGAAGCCGGCCAGCTGCAGTGCCGGGGCCTCGCGCAGCAGTCGCATGGCCGCATCCAGGTCGAGGACGTCGAGCCCGAACGGCGACGGCCGCCCGCCCATCACCAGCCGCGTGCCCTGCAGGCCGGGCACGGCGATGTTCATGCGCAGGAACACCGGCACGCGGCGCGCGCCCTGCGCGGCGATGCGCGCCAGCCGCTGCAGTTCGCCCAGGCTCTCCACGTGCAGCGTGCACTCGGAGATCGACACCGCCAGCTGCAGTTCGGCGTCGAGCTTGCCGGGACCGCCGAACAGCAGCGGCCGTCCCGGCTGGTGTTCGCGCAGCCATTGCAGTTCGCCGCCGGACGCCGCCTCGAAGCCGTCCACCCATGGCGCCAGCGTGCGCAGCAGCGGCGGCTCGGCGTTGGCCTTGGCCGCGTAATACAACTCGCACCCGGCGGGCAGCTGCGCGCGCAGCGCCGCGGCGTGGCGGCGCAGCGCGGCCAGGTCGTAGACGTAGGCGCACAGCGGACCGTCGCCGCGTTCGCGCAGCTGGGTCAGCGCCGCCGCCAGTGGCGCCGGATCGATGTGCAGGCTCATGCCGCGGCCTGCCGCTGCGCCGGCAGCGCGATCGGGTTGGGCAGCAGGGTGTAGTCGGCATGGCGGTCGGCGCGTTGCAGCAGGCGCAGGCGCAGGTTGTTCTTGGCCGGCAGCGGCGCGCCGTCGAGCAGTGCCTGCAGCGCCGGCTGGGTGCCGTGGCGCTGTTGCCAGGCTTGCGCGATCTCGCCGACGATCCGCCACAGTTGCCGTTCGCGGCGCTCGTGGCCGTCGGCCAGATGGAAGATCGCCTCGGCCAGGTTGTTGACCAGCGCGCAGTAGGCGATGCGGTTCCAGCCCTGTTCGGCGCTGTAGTACAGCGACTGCCGCGCGGTTTCGGACATCCCGTGCAGGCGCGCGGCCGGCCAGCGCGCCGGCAGCAGCTTGGTGCCTTCCAGGTCGCGGATCCAGACCCGCGCCGGCAGGCCGTCCACGCAGCCGATCACGGTGTTCTGCAGGTGCGGCTCGAGCACGATGCCGTAGTCGAACCAGGCGCTCCAGACGCCGTCCAGCAGCAGCCGCGCATAGGCATGGAACCAGGCCGCGGTGGCCGCATCCAGGCTGCCGTAGCGCGGTGCCAGCGCCTGCAGCGGCGCCGCGCAGGCGGCGTTGCCGCGCGCATCGCGGGTGAACAAGGCGCCGGCCACCTGCGGCTGGAAGCGCAGCCGTTGCGGCGCCGGGATCGCCTGCCGGTAGAGCATGCCGAAGCTTTCGCCCAGGTCGCGGCAGGCCTGCGCATCGCCGCCCAGCGCCGAGAAATCCAGATCGGTGGCGGCCGGTTCCAGCAATACCTGGAAGCCCGGCACGCGCTGCGCCAGTTCGCGCCAGGCCGGCGCCATCAGGCGGGTCAGCGCGACCGCGCTTTCCAGTTCGTACCAGGCGTTCTTGCGCACGCAGTTGGTCAGCCGCACGTGCACCGACAGCTTGAGGAAGTAGTCCAGTTCGGCGTGGTAGAGCGTGCGCACCGACGAGGTCGGGCGCAGCGCGAGGCCGCGTTCGCCCAGCGGTTCGATCCAGCCGCGCGCCTGTGCCTGGCGCAGCAGCGGGTGCGCGAGCACGCGCTCGGCTTCCCATGGATGGCACGGATACAGATCCGCTGCACCGCCGGCCTGCGCCAGCGTGGCGCGCACGTCCTGGCCCTGCGCGCGGTACAGGCGCGGGTCGATGCGGAACCAGAACAGCGGGAACCGGCTGCGCGCCTCCGGCGCACAGGCCAGCACCTGCGCCAGCGGCACGCCTTCGCGGCTCTTCGGCGTCGGGTGCAGGGCGTGTCCCCACAGCATCGATTGCTCGGCATCGATCATCGCCTCGCCGCTGGGCGCGGCGGCCTCGGCGCAGCGCAGCAACTGCGCGGTCACTGCGATGCTGTTGTCGCTTTGCGCCAGCAATTCGGCGTTGAACGCCTCGCCGTCGGCCAGTTCCTGCAGCAGCAGGCGCACCAGCGCCGCCGCGTCCAGGCAGTGCCACGGCTGTGCGTTGGCCTTGAGGTACGGCGCCGAGCCGAAGCGGCAGCGGCCCAGCGTGTCGGCCTGCGCCAGGCGGATGCACAGCGCGGCGCCCGAGGGCAGGCGCAGGCGCAGCCAGCGCTCGCCGGCGCCGGCGATCCCGGGACGGTCCAGGCCGCGGTAGTCGAACTCGGCCTGGCCGCGGCCGATCGCCACTTCGCGCAGGTAGCAGTTGAGCCAGCAGGTGATCGCCTGCGCTTGCGCCAGGCTGTCGTACCACGGGTCGTGCAGCGGGTCATGCGTCGCGAGCTGGGACATGCGCGGTTCTCCTTACGGAAGTGAGCGAGAGGGCCGGCGCCAGCGCCAGCAGGGCCGCCGCAGCGGCCGCGAGAAATGGCACGGCCAGGCCGTGGTGTTGCACCAGGGCGCCGGCGAGCGCGCCGCCGGCCACGCCGGCGTATTTGCCGAACGCATCGAAGCGTCCGAACAGCCGCCCGGCGGCGTGCGCGTTGGCGACGCCGGCGAGGCTGCGGTTGAGTCCGCGCAGCGCCATCCACATGCCTACGCCGAACAGCAGGCGCGCGGCGATCAGCCACGCCGGCGCGTGCAGCACCGCCTGCAGCAGGCAGGCCAGCGCGAACAGCGCCAGCCCGGCCGGCAGCGGCGAGGCGCCGTGCTCGCGGCCGCGCCAGCACGGCAGCAGCACCAGGTAGACCAGGTGCGGCAGGCTGTACAGCAGGCCTGCGGCGGCGGCGTTGCCGATGCCCTGCGCCTGCGCGTACGGCAGGAAGTACGGAAAGGTCACCACCATCGCAAGGCAGAACAGGAACTGCGTGCTCCACAGCGCCCAGCGCTGGCGACGGCGGCCGCGGTCGTCGTGCATGTCGGCATGCGTCGTCGCCGTGGCATGGCGTGGCCGCGGCGGATCGGCGGGCAGTCGCCAACTCAGCGCGAAGGCGAGCAGCGGCAGCAGCGCCAGATAGCGGTACAGCGCTTGCGCCGGACCCAGCGCGCTGGCCAGGCCCAGCAACGCCGGCGCAGTGACCATCGCCAGCCGCGCCGAGAACTGGGTCCAGTCCAGCGCGCGCGCCAGCGGCCCGGTCCGCGCCTGCGTGGTCAGATAGGCGTTGCTCGCGGCCAGCGAGCCGCCGCAGGCGCCCTGCACGACCAGCCCGGCCACCAGCCAGCCCAGGTCGGGGGCGAAGCCGGCCATCGCGAAACCCAGCGCCAGGCCCAGCTGCGCGCGCAGCAGCGAGCGCTTGCGTCCGTAGCGGTCGGCCAGCCGGCCCCAGGCGCTGGCGGTGAGCGCGGTGCACAGCGTCGGCAGCACGTACAGCACGCCGCTCCAGCCGATCGCCGCGCCCGGCGCCAACTGGTGCAGCACCTGCGGCAGGAACAGCGGCATGCCCAGCGCGGTGAACGCGGCCAGGTAGTGCGCGGCCAGCACCGGGCCGAGCACCCGCTTCATCGCGGCGCTCCGTGCGCGAACGCGGCGTGCGCTGGCGCCGCGACAGCAGGCGCTGGCGCGGTCGCGCACTCTTCGCGCAGCAGATTGGGCGCGCTGTCGCCATAGAACTTGTTGATGTCGGCGGCGCCGGTGATCTGCTTGCCGAGCAGGCTGCCGGCGCTGAGCAGGTACTTCACCGGCAGCCGCGGCGCCGCCAGCAGCGCCTGCGCCGGGGCGGTGTCGATGCCTTCGCCATGCAGCTCGCGCAGCGTGCCGTGCAGGCGCGCGCGCAGTTGCGCGTACAGCGGCGCGCGCAACGCGGGTTGCGCTTCGGCCAGGCCTTCCAGCACCGCCTGCAGGTCGAGCTGCAGGATGATGGTGCAGAACATCCGCGCCAGCGCGGCCTCGTCCTCCACCGCAATGCGCACGTCGCGCGGCGGCCCCAGTTGCGCCAGCTGCGGCCGCTGCGCATACAGCCGCGACAGCTTCACCCGTGCCGCGTCGTTGTCCTTCAGCAGCAGCCGCGGTGCGCGGCCGGGGGCGTAGATCAGCACGCTGTTCTGCTGGTTGGCCTCCAGCGCGATGCCGTAGCGCAGCCACAGCCGCAGGTGCACCTGGCACATCAACCCGAGGTAGGCGTCCCACCACGCGTGCAGGTCGCCGCCATGGAAACGCTCGGCCAGGTGCAGCGCCAGCGCGCGTCCGTCCGGCATCGCGGCGCACAGGCCGGCCACCGGCACCAGGGTCGCCTCCGGCAGCGGCGGATAGCGGCGCAGCAGATAGGCCAGGTGACGCGCCTCGCCGACCTGGCCGGCGTGCGATTCGTCCGCGTGCAGGTAGCGCGAGCCCAGGGCCGGATCGTCCGCGGCGATGGCGCGCAGCACGCGTTCGAACCAGTGCCCGTCGTACAGGGTGGACGGCTTGATCAGGCGCAGGTTGAGCGCGCCGAGGCTGCGCATCGGCAGCGGCAGCTTGAGGTGGTGGTCCGGGTATTCCAGCGGGATCACCGTGCGCACCGACAGCGACGGGCGCACCTGCAGCCAGGGCTGCGGCGCGGCGCGCGCGCCGTCGGGCAGCGCGAAGCCGTCCTCGCCCAGGCGCGCGAAGGTCAGCGGATGCAGCGGCCAGGCGACGTGGCTGGCGTCCAGCGCCGGCGCCAGGCCGAGCATGCTCGGACGCGGCCAGAACGCCGGCGGCGGCGTGGTCCGCGTCGCCTGCGTTGCAGGCAGCGCCAGCCAGCGCAGCGCGAAGCACGGCGCGAACTCGGGCGCGTAGTGCGGCAGCTGTGCGTCGTCCAGTCCGACCTTGGCGCGCGCGGTCGGATAGAACGGATGGTCGCGATGGCTGGCCAGCTGCTCGCAGCGGTAGGCGCGTTCGTGCGCCTCGGCCGCGTCCAGCACGGCGGCCAGCAGCGGGCGTTGTTGCGCGTAGGCCTGTCGCGCCAGGGCGCGCTGGCTTACCGCGCAGTGCGCTTCGTCGGCATAGGCGCGGTGCAGGCGCCGGGTGTCCGCGTCCAGCCCGGCGCTGATCCGCGCCAACCAGGTTTCGGCGCCGTATTCGAAGACGATGCGCTCGCCGTCGCGCAGCAGCCAGCCGTCGCTGCAGGCGCTGAGGTCCTGCAGGTAGCCGCGGCGTTGCAACGGCAGCCACAGTTCGCCGTCGGGCAGGTGCGCGATGCGCCACCAGGTCGCGCTCGGCAGCGGCGCCGGCCATGCCGCCAGCAGCGCCGGCGACGGCGCGGCGGCGTTGCCGAGGCTGACGATGCCGCGCAGGTCTTCGCGCAGGCAGGCGTCGATGATGCGCAGGTCGACATAGCGGCGGTCGTCCAGGTTCATGGCTGCGCTCCGGCGTTGGCCTCGATCCGCCATTGCAGCGGCGCCTCGGCGGCGGCAAGCGCGCGTTGCAGGTCGGGCGCGGCGTCGGCGAGCACGTCCAGCGCGCCCAGATAGTCCTTGTTGGAGTGGCTCAGGCGGATGCTGTCGCCGGGTTGCCGCAGGCGCCGGTAGCGCGCCTCCCAGTGCGTGTCGGTGCAGGCCTGGTCGTCGCTGGCCGCGGCCAGGGTGCCTTCGCTCGCGGCGACGTAGTAGCGCACCAGGGCGTGTTCGCGCTGCGCGCGCAGGGTCGGCAACGGTTGCCCCAGATGCAGGCCGAGCACGCTGTCGAACCAGCGTCCGCCGAACATGCGGTCGAGCAGGAATTCGCGGCCGTCGCCGATGCTGCGGTAGTTGATCTCCACCAGCACCGGCCCGTCGGCGGTGAGGATGAATTCGCTGTGGCAGGCGCCGAAGCCGATACCGAACGCCTGCAGCTGCGCCAGCGCCTGGCGCAGCGCCGGCGTGCCGGGGTCGCCGCGCCAACTGGCCTCGCACTCGACGAAGTGCGGCGGCGGCGACAGGCGCACGTCGAAGCCGCCCAGCGCCTGCAGACGCTGCCCGTCGCCGAGCGTTTCCACGGTGAACAACGGACCTTGCAGCACGCCCTCCAGCAACACGCTGCGCTGCGGGTGGCGTTGCCAGAAATCGTCGAGATAGGCCTGCAGTGCGGCGGCATCGGCGCAGTGGCGCACGTCCAGGCTGGCCACGCCTTCGCGCGGCTTGGCGATCAGCGGCCACGGCGCCTGCGCCGGCAGCGGTGCGCCCGGCGCCAGGCTGCAGAACCACGGCGCCGGCAGCCCGTGCGCGCGCAGCCGCTGGCGCATCGCGGCCTTGTTCTTGGCCGCATAGCAGATCTGCCAGTCCTTGCCCGGCAGTTCCAGCGCAGCGGCGACCAGCGCGGCGCTGGTCTGCAGATGATCGCTGTTGCTGAACACCGCGCGCGGCTGCACTTGCAGGGTGCTGAGCAGGTCGAGCACGCCGAGCGGATTGAACACGTCGCACTCCAGGACCTGCAGCGGCAGCGCCGGCGGATGCCGGCGGAAGTGCGCCAGGTGCTCGTGGCGGTGGTCGGTCAACACCAGCACCGGCACGCCCAGGCGTTGCGCCGCGGGAATGAAACCATCGGTCACCGCCGGATGGCAGACGTGGCTCAGGATCAGCAGGGGAGCGTCATGCGGGGTCATGATCGGTTCTCGTTCGGAAGACGGGGGACGGACGCGCGCGACGTCGCGCGGCCGCGAGCTGCGGACACGGGGAGCACAAGCCGCGGCTGCGGCGATAGAGGACTGCCTGGCGCACGCATCGGGCGCGCGCTGGGTGTGCTGCGAACGCGGCCGCGTTCGCCGGAAGCGCCCGCGTATCCCGCGGGCGGTGGCGCGCCGGCTGGCGCGCGGTGCTGCGAACGCTACCGTCGTCGTCCGACGGCAACGGCGATCAGAAGCGGTATTCCAGGCCGACGGTGACGCTGCGGCCCGGGGCCGGCTGCCGGCCCCACGGGCTGGTGTCGATGCCGCGGTACCAGTACTTGCGGTCGAACAGGTTGTTCACCGCCAGCGAGGCGCTGAGCTTGCCGCTGTCGCGCTCGCTGAGCACCTGGCTCAGCTGCGCGTTCCAGACCCAGTACGCCGGCAGCTCGCCGACCGAGCCGATCGCGTTTTCCTGCACGCTGTTGGCGGCATCGCTGAAGGCGCGGCTGAAGTAATAGCCGGACACTGCGACGGTGGTGTGACCGGGCTGGTAGGACGCGCCGAGGCTGAGCTGGTTGCGCGAGGTGTAGGGCACCAGCTTGCCGTCGTAGGCACCCGATTCCTGGCGCGCATCCAGATAGGCGTAGCCGGCGTTGAGAGTCAGCGCGCGCAGCTGCGCCGGACTCCATTGCAGTTCCAGCTCGCCGCCCTGGTGGCGGGTCTTGCCGAGGTTGCGATAGGTACGGGTGGTGTTGTCGAGCTGGATCTGCTGGTCGAAGTCGATCAGGTAGCCGCCGAACTGCACGCGGGTGCGTTCGTTGGGCTGGTAGCGCGCGCCGGCCTCGTAGTTCCAGGCCAGCTCGGCATCGAGGTTGTCGCCATAGATGATCTGGGTGACCTGCGGCGCGCGCAGCGAGCGCTGCCCGTCGGCGTACAGGTACCACTGCGGCGTGGCCTGGAAACCCAGGGTCAGACTGGGCAACACATCGCTCGTCTTGTTGCGCGTGCTGGCGCCGCTGGCGAGGTTGTAATAGCGCGAATCCACCCGCTCGTAGCGCAGCCCGGGGGTGATGGTGACGCGGTCGTCGGCCAGGCCGATCGCATCGCTGACGTAGGCGGCGGCGCCGCGGTCCTTGAAGCGCCAGTCGCGCACCAGGGTGTACAGCCCGTCGCTCAGCCGCGTGTTGCCGACCAGGAAGTCGATGTCCTCGCTGATCGCGCGCGCGCCGACGGTCCACTGCTGGCTCACCGCACCGGAGTCCATCTTCCAGCTCAGCCGCGGCTCGCTGCCGTAGACCTTGAAATCGCGCGGCGCGCTCTGCCGCAATTGCGGCGGCAGATCCGCCCGCCAGGTCTCGCTGGACGCCGAGCGCATGCCGACGACGAAGTTGCGGCTGCTGCGCGCGCTGAAGTTGCTCCAGTCCAGGCGCAGGTCCTGGAACGGCCCCAGGTCGCCGAAGTCCTGCTGGTAGACCAGCGAGGCGCGCGTGGTGCGGCCGGTGAACTCGTCCAGCGGCCGCGTCGACTGGCGCGCATCGCGCAGATAGTCGGCGGTCGACAGGGCGCCGGCCATGTCCATGTCGGCCACGTAGCGCTGCACGCTGGCCTTGAGCAGCTTGTCCGGCGCCAGCCACCATTCGGCGCGCAGGCGCAGGTTCTTGATGTCGGTGTCGCTGTGCTCGCGCCAGTACTCGCCCTTGGTCCAGTTCGCGTCCAGCTGCAGGCCGAAGGTGTCGCTGGCGTAGCCGCCGGTGCTGATCGCGGTGTCGCCCAGGTAGTGCCCGGCGCCGCCGGCGGTGACCTTCTGTCCGAGCGTGGTGGTCCAGGTCGTGGGGATGTCCGGACTGATCAGGTTGATCACGCCGCCGACGTTGTTGGGGCCGTACTGCACCGCCGCGCCGCCGCGCACGATGTCGATGCGGTCGACCTGGTTGAGGCCGACCGGGAACAGCGACAGGCTGGTCTGCCCGTACGGCGCCAGTGCCAGCGGGATGCCGTCTTCGAGCACCTGCACGCGGCCGCTGCGGCTCTCGTACAGGCCGCGCAGCATGATCTGCGGCAGCGCGCCGGTGCCGGTCTCGTCGAACACCTTGATCCCCGGCACGCGCTGCAGCGCGTCGTCCAGCGAGCGGTTGGCGCCGTTGCGCAGCTGCGCGCTGTCGATCACCTGGCGGCTGCCGGCGTAATGCTGCACGTCCTGCACGGTGGAGCGGCCGAGCAGGCTGCCCTGCACCTGCACGGTATCCAGCTGGCGGATCCGCGCCGCCGCGTCCTGCGGGTCCTGCGCCTGCTGGGTCTGTTGGGCGCTGGCCACGGACGGGGCGAGCAGGGCGGCGCCGACGGCGAGGGCCAGCAACGAGGGGGGAAGCGAAACGGTCAAGGCGAAGACTCCGGGGAACGAAGGATCAATGCGCGCGCAGTTCGGCGGCGTGCTGGCGCAGCGCGGATTGCAGCAGCGCGCGGTCTTCGCCGGC includes these proteins:
- a CDS encoding iron transporter, which codes for MSQLATHDPLHDPWYDSLAQAQAITCWLNCYLREVAIGRGQAEFDYRGLDRPGIAGAGERWLRLRLPSGAALCIRLAQADTLGRCRFGSAPYLKANAQPWHCLDAAALVRLLLQELADGEAFNAELLAQSDNSIAVTAQLLRCAEAAAPSGEAMIDAEQSMLWGHALHPTPKSREGVPLAQVLACAPEARSRFPLFWFRIDPRLYRAQGQDVRATLAQAGGAADLYPCHPWEAERVLAHPLLRQAQARGWIEPLGERGLALRPTSSVRTLYHAELDYFLKLSVHVRLTNCVRKNAWYELESAVALTRLMAPAWRELAQRVPGFQVLLEPAATDLDFSALGGDAQACRDLGESFGMLYRQAIPAPQRLRFQPQVAGALFTRDARGNAACAAPLQALAPRYGSLDAATAAWFHAYARLLLDGVWSAWFDYGIVLEPHLQNTVIGCVDGLPARVWIRDLEGTKLLPARWPAARLHGMSETARQSLYYSAEQGWNRIAYCALVNNLAEAIFHLADGHERRERQLWRIVGEIAQAWQQRHGTQPALQALLDGAPLPAKNNLRLRLLQRADRHADYTLLPNPIALPAQRQAAA
- a CDS encoding type III PLP-dependent enzyme; this encodes MSLHIDPAPLAAALTQLRERGDGPLCAYVYDLAALRRHAAALRAQLPAGCELYYAAKANAEPPLLRTLAPWVDGFEAASGGELQWLREHQPGRPLLFGGPGKLDAELQLAVSISECTLHVESLGELQRLARIAAQGARRVPVFLRMNIAVPGLQGTRLVMGGRPSPFGLDVLDLDAAMRLLREAPALQLAGFHFHLMSHQCDAQAQLRLVASYLRTVQGWRQAYALGPLTVNAGGGFGVNYADPAASFDWSGFCTGLPALLRAHGDGLRLRLEPGRYVSAGCGWYLMEVLDIKRSHGEYFAIGRGGTHHFRTPAAQGHDHPFLVLRGDRAPLLRKTRVTLVGQLCTPKDVLARAQPVAALAPGDCLAFPLAGAYAWNISHQRFLMHPPPQMLFVDAAGEGRSPARGTS
- a CDS encoding TonB-dependent siderophore receptor, with the protein product MASAQQTQQAQDPQDAAARIRQLDTVQVQGSLLGRSTVQDVQHYAGSRQVIDSAQLRNGANRSLDDALQRVPGIKVFDETGTGALPQIMLRGLYESRSGRVQVLEDGIPLALAPYGQTSLSLFPVGLNQVDRIDIVRGGAAVQYGPNNVGGVINLISPDIPTTWTTTLGQKVTAGGAGHYLGDTAISTGGYASDTFGLQLDANWTKGEYWREHSDTDIKNLRLRAEWWLAPDKLLKASVQRYVADMDMAGALSTADYLRDARQSTRPLDEFTGRTTRASLVYQQDFGDLGPFQDLRLDWSNFSARSSRNFVVGMRSASSETWRADLPPQLRQSAPRDFKVYGSEPRLSWKMDSGAVSQQWTVGARAISEDIDFLVGNTRLSDGLYTLVRDWRFKDRGAAAYVSDAIGLADDRVTITPGLRYERVDSRYYNLASGASTRNKTSDVLPSLTLGFQATPQWYLYADGQRSLRAPQVTQIIYGDNLDAELAWNYEAGARYQPNERTRVQFGGYLIDFDQQIQLDNTTRTYRNLGKTRHQGGELELQWSPAQLRALTLNAGYAYLDARQESGAYDGKLVPYTSRNQLSLGASYQPGHTTVAVSGYYFSRAFSDAANSVQENAIGSVGELPAYWVWNAQLSQVLSERDSGKLSASLAVNNLFDRKYWYRGIDTSPWGRQPAPGRSVTVGLEYRF
- a CDS encoding MFS transporter, with protein sequence MKRVLGPVLAAHYLAAFTALGMPLFLPQVLHQLAPGAAIGWSGVLYVLPTLCTALTASAWGRLADRYGRKRSLLRAQLGLALGFAMAGFAPDLGWLVAGLVVQGACGGSLAASNAYLTTQARTGPLARALDWTQFSARLAMVTAPALLGLASALGPAQALYRYLALLPLLAFALSWRLPADPPRPRHATATTHADMHDDRGRRRQRWALWSTQFLFCLAMVVTFPYFLPYAQAQGIGNAAAAGLLYSLPHLVYLVLLPCWRGREHGASPLPAGLALFALACLLQAVLHAPAWLIAARLLFGVGMWMALRGLNRSLAGVANAHAAGRLFGRFDAFGKYAGVAGGALAGALVQHHGLAVPFLAAAAAALLALAPALSLTSVRRTAHVPARDA
- a CDS encoding IucA/IucC family siderophore biosynthesis protein, translating into MNLDDRRYVDLRIIDACLREDLRGIVSLGNAAAPSPALLAAWPAPLPSATWWRIAHLPDGELWLPLQRRGYLQDLSACSDGWLLRDGERIVFEYGAETWLARISAGLDADTRRLHRAYADEAHCAVSQRALARQAYAQQRPLLAAVLDAAEAHERAYRCEQLASHRDHPFYPTARAKVGLDDAQLPHYAPEFAPCFALRWLALPATQATRTTPPPAFWPRPSMLGLAPALDASHVAWPLHPLTFARLGEDGFALPDGARAAPQPWLQVRPSLSVRTVIPLEYPDHHLKLPLPMRSLGALNLRLIKPSTLYDGHWFERVLRAIAADDPALGSRYLHADESHAGQVGEARHLAYLLRRYPPLPEATLVPVAGLCAAMPDGRALALHLAERFHGGDLHAWWDAYLGLMCQVHLRLWLRYGIALEANQQNSVLIYAPGRAPRLLLKDNDAARVKLSRLYAQRPQLAQLGPPRDVRIAVEDEAALARMFCTIILQLDLQAVLEGLAEAQPALRAPLYAQLRARLHGTLRELHGEGIDTAPAQALLAAPRLPVKYLLSAGSLLGKQITGAADINKFYGDSAPNLLREECATAPAPAVAAPAHAAFAHGAPR
- a CDS encoding siderophore biosynthesis protein PvsA encodes the protein MTPHDAPLLILSHVCHPAVTDGFIPAAQRLGVPVLVLTDHRHEHLAHFRRHPPALPLQVLECDVFNPLGVLDLLSTLQVQPRAVFSNSDHLQTSAALVAAALELPGKDWQICYAAKNKAAMRQRLRAHGLPAPWFCSLAPGAPLPAQAPWPLIAKPREGVASLDVRHCADAAALQAYLDDFWQRHPQRSVLLEGVLQGPLFTVETLGDGQRLQALGGFDVRLSPPPHFVECEASWRGDPGTPALRQALAQLQAFGIGFGACHSEFILTADGPVLVEINYRSIGDGREFLLDRMFGGRWFDSVLGLHLGQPLPTLRAQREHALVRYYVAASEGTLAAASDDQACTDTHWEARYRRLRQPGDSIRLSHSNKDYLGALDVLADAAPDLQRALAAAEAPLQWRIEANAGAQP